One Fundulus heteroclitus isolate FHET01 chromosome 11, MU-UCD_Fhet_4.1, whole genome shotgun sequence DNA segment encodes these proteins:
- the c11h5orf24 gene encoding UPF0461 protein C5orf24 homolog, whose protein sequence is MMRQVTTTDFCMNSRPSCLAEDGHHPAAHFELCASQPNKFYPPPPPASLQMTLAPMALPAQSHKPMVCHRQDILGGDPRSTGKIPNLKGSEQTPSDAKKKTKGAGKTGRRGRPLGTTKLAGYRTSTGRPLGTTRAAGFKTSPGRPLGTTRAAGYKVSPGRPPGSIKGLSRLNKLAYSSVCSGAAFPYPLPHKEILCDAPCKEKTGNEERLCAVSTSP, encoded by the coding sequence ATGATGCGCCAGGTGACCACCACTGACTTCTGCATGAACAGCAGGCCGTCTTGCCTGGCAGAGGACGGCCACCACCCCGCCGCCCATTTCGAACTCTGCGCCTCGCAGCCCAACAAGTTCTACCCTCCTCCGCCTCCCGCCTCCCTGCAGATGACGCTGGCGCCCATGGCCCTACCCGCCCAGAGCCACAAGCCCATGGTGTGTCACAGACAGGATATTCTGGGAGGCGACCCGCGCTCGACCGGGAAAATACCCAACCTGAAAGGCTCAGAGCAAACCCCCAGTGACGCTAAGAAAAAGACCAAAGGCGCCGGGAAGACGGGCAGACGCGGCCGGCCTCTGGGAACCACTAAGCTGGCTGGGTACAGAACCAGCACCGGGCGGCCCCTGGGCACCACCAGGGCCGCGGGGTTCAAGACGAGCCCGGGACGGCCGCTCGGCACGACCCGAGCCGCCGGGTACAAGGTGAGCCCGGGACGGCCTCCCGGCAGCATCAAGGGCCTGTCCCGCCTCAACAAACTGGCGTACAGCAGCGTCTGCAGCGGCGCGGCCTTCCCCTACCCACTCCCACACAAAGAAATCCTCTGCGACGCGCCCTGCAAAGAGAAGACAGGTAACGAGGAGAGGCTCTGCGCTGTCTCCACTTCACCCTGA